Proteins encoded together in one Quercus lobata isolate SW786 chromosome 3, ValleyOak3.0 Primary Assembly, whole genome shotgun sequence window:
- the LOC115982762 gene encoding PR5-like receptor kinase, whose protein sequence is MTNSFKDKLGQGGYGGVYKGKLQDGCFVAVKVLKESKGNVEEFLNEVAIISRTSHVNIVTLMGFCFEESKRALIYEFMPNGSLEKFIYKENPLIADRQLGWETLYKIAVGIARGLEYLHRGCNTRILHFDIKPHNILLDENFCPKISDFGLARICPGEESVISMLGARGTVGYMAPEVFCRNFGGVSHKSDIYNYGMMVLEMVGGRKNFDVSVDCVSEIYFPHWIYKRIELDEELGLQGLISKEDEEIAKKMIIVSLWCIQTDPSSRPSISKVVDMLEGSLDSLQISPKPFLSSPPRTTVDSSTATMSL, encoded by the coding sequence atgactaactCCTTTAAGGATAAATTAGGACAAGGGGGCTATGGTGGTGTATATAAGGGAAAGTTACAAGATGGTTGTTTTGTGGCTGTGAAGGTTTTGAAAGAATCAAAGGGCAATGTAGAGGAATTCCTTAATGAGGTTGCAATTATTAGTAGGACCTCCCATGTTAATATTGTCACTCTTATGGGTTTTTGCTTTGAAGAATCTAAAAGAGCTCTCATTTATGAGTTTATGCCAAATGGATCTcttgaaaaattcatatataaagaaaatccCTTAATTGCTGACCGTCAATTGGGTTGGGAAACATTATACAAGATTGCAGTTGGCATTGCTCGAGGATTAGAGTACTTACATAGAGGTTGCAACACACGAATCTTGCATTTTGACATAAAGCCTCACAACAttcttttggatgaaaactTTTGTCCAAAGATTTCTGATTTTGGCCTTGCAAGAATATGCCCTGGAGAAGAGAGTGTCATATCAATGTTGGGAGCAAGAGGAACTGTAGGATATATGGCTCCAGAAgtattttgtagaaattttggTGGAGTCTCTCATAAGTCAGATATCTACAACTATGGAATGATGGTTTTAGAAATGGTCGGGGGACGAAAGAATTTTGATGTTAGTGTTGATTGTGTCAGTGAAATATATTTTCCACACTGGATTTACAAGCGCATTGAACTTGATGAAGAACTAGGACTGCAAGGCCTCATTAGCAAAGAGGATGAAGAAATTGCAAAGAAGATGATAATAGTGAGTTTGTGGTGTATACAGACTGATCCCTCAAGCAGACCATCAATCAGTAAAGTGGTGGATATGTTGGAAGGAAGCCTGGACTCCTTGCAAATTTCTCCCAAGCCTTTCTTGTCTTCCCCACCAAGAACAACTGTAGATTCTTCTACTGCAACAATGTCATTATGA